The Polynucleobacter sp. VK25 genome segment TGGTGAGGCAGGACAGTGGCTCAGAAAGTATTTAGCCGAAGCGCGCACACCCTTGCTCGAAGGAAAATCATCAGATGCCGTATTTGTAGGGCGTCATACTGGTACCGGCTTAACAAGACAGGCATTTTGGGCTTTGATTAAACGCTATGCCACTGTAGCCAATATCCCTGTAGCGCTTTCACCCCACACCTTGCGCCATGCCTTTGCCACTCACTTGCTAAACCATGGAGCTGATTTGAGGGTAGTACAGCTACTTTTGGGGCATGCGGATATCTCCACCACCCAGATTTATACCCACGTAGCCCGCGAAAGACTTAAATCCATCCATCAGCAGCACCATCCACGGGGTTCTTAAGAGTTCTCCCCTGAAATACCAGAATAAAGCCAGAAAGCTGGGGCTTTATGCAGTTCATAAGTGTTTAAGATAGCGGTATGGAATTTACATTCGATTTATTACTGATCCCGATTGCCTATTTAATAGGCTCAATTTCTTTTGCGGTTGTGGTGAGTAAGTGCATGCGCCTACCCGATCCCCATTCTTATGGTTCTGGTAATCCAGGCGCGACCAATGTATTGCGTACCGGTAATAAGTTGGCCGCCGTACTTACCTTGATTGGTGATGCACTGAAGGGTTACTTTGCGGTGATGCTCGCACGTCACATTTTGGGTGATGAGTCCCTCACTTCAACATTAAATTCTTGGCTTCTCTGTGGTGTGGTGTTGGCAGTGTTTCTTGGGCACCTCTTTCCAATATTCCATGGATTTAAAGGTGGCAAAGGTGTTGCTACTGCCTGCGGCATATTGTTTGGCATTAATTGGATCTTAGGCTTAGCCACACTAAGCACTTGGATCATTGTTGCCATGTTCATGCGTTATTCATCATTGGCTGCATTGGCTGCCGCCATCTTTGGCCCCATCTATTTTGTTTTCTTATTTGGCTTTCAGCCTATGGGCATCGCATTGCTGGTAGTTTGCTGCTTATTAATTTGGCGTCATCGCAGCAATATCCAAAACTTAATCAACGGCAATGAAAGTCGTATTGGTTCTAAAAAGAGCCCCAAATAATTAAAGCAATAAATTTCATTTACTCATTAAGACATCCTCAAACATTCAAAGGCCCTCACTATGACTATTGCTTACGCTTGTATTCTCTTTATGGGCCTTCTGCCTTATGTAGCAGCGGGTATTGCTAAAAAAGGTTTCCAAGGTTATGACAATGCCATGCCAAGACAGTGGCTTGCTAAACAAACAGGCTTTAGAGCAAGAGCCAATGCAGCGCAGGCTAATTTATTTGAATCTTTACCGCTATTCTTTGCTGCAGTGATCATCGCTTCAGTAGCAAATGCACCCCAAGACAGAATTGATCTGCTTGCAATGGGGTTTGTACTTGCACGTATTACTTACCTCGTTTGCTATGTAGCCAACTGGCCAACCACCCGATCAATTGTTTGGTCCTTTGGGATCATCTGTGTGGTGAGTTTGTTTTTCCAGATCTGAATATCCGCACTCTTGATTATTCACACCGCTTAATTCATAAAAACCACAACTCTAAATAATTCGAGACAGAATACTTCTTATGCCCATTAAAAAGCCCGCGGTAGCCAAAAAACTACCAGCCAAAAAGTCAGCATCTAAAAAAGATGATGCTGGTTTGCCATTGTCAGTAGTGATTCGCCGTCGTATCGAGGCCCAAAAAGCCCGCTTTCATGCAAATGACAATATTGCTGCTTTTATTAAGCCAGGCGAGATTGAGGGTTTAGTAGATGAAGTTGCAGAGAAGATGCAGGCTGTATTGGAAAGCCTTGTGATTGATACTCAAAACGATCACAACACTAAAAATACCAGCCGTCGTGTGGCGAAGATGTTTGTGCAAGAAGTCTTTAATGGCCGCTATGTAGAGCAGCCAGCATTGACGAAGTTCCCGAACGTCAGTCGCTTAAATGAATTAATGATTATTGGCCCAATTACGGTCCGCAGTGCTTGCTCCCACCATTTATGCCCGATCATGGGGCGCATTTGGATTGGCGTGCTGCCAAGCAAAGAGTCTGCCCTCATTGGTCTATCTAAATACTCGCGCCTGACCGAGTGGGTGATGGGTCGACCACAGATTCAGGAAGAGGCTGTAGTAGAGCTAGCCGACATGCTGGAGAAAAAGATCAAACCAATCGGTGTTGCCGTAGTGATGGATGCGGACCACTTCTGTATGCAGTGGCGCGGCGTTAAAGACCGTGACTCCAAAATGATCAATAGCGTGATGCGCGGTGCCTTCTTAAAAGACTCTAACTTACGACGTGAGTTCTTGGCTTTGATAGACCGTAAATAAGTTCATGAGGCGTCTCTCCCAAATAATGACTCTTTTGCTGGCAATGGGTGTGGGCGCGTGTGTCAGCATTCCTTCTGAGAACGTAGACCCTGTCAAAAATAACCAGGCAACCTACAAGAAGGATCTAAGGGAGTGCGGGGAGGATTACCCAGAAACAGGCTCTGGTGCCCACTTGCGTCAATGGGTGGGTTGTATGAAGCTTAAGGGCTGGAAATAGCCTAATTTAGCCGTTTCCTGCTCAATGTATCAGCCTCTTTAGCGTTGTAAATGAACCACATTGAAGGTGATTACTTCTATTTTTCATATATAGTGCAATCAGTCTTTCAAAGACACTCAATTATAAAAAGGGGTTTATACATGTCTAAAAAATTATTAGTTGCATCTTTGTTGTCAGTAGCTGCTACTGGCGCATTTGCACAAACTAACGCATTCGAAGGTTTCTCTGCTGGCGTTAAAGTTAGCTCAGTTGGTGCTTCTACTGCACTCTCAGCATCTGGTTTTTCTGCTAACGTAGGGCAACAATCTATCGTTCCTACTCTTGAAGTTGGCTACGCTTATGGTTTGAGCAAAGAAATTTCTTTAGGTTTGACAGCGACTTACGACTTAGCTGAAACTAAAGCTGGTACTGTAGACAACTTGAACTTCAAGAATACAGATCATTACAGTATTAACTTTAAGCCTGGATATGTTTTCAACAACAACACTATGGTTTATGCCATTTTGGGCTACAACAGCATGACTGGTAAAGCTAGCATTAACGGTATGTCAGCTAACCAAACATTTAATGGTTTTGGCGCTGGCCTTGGTATCCAAGCTTTGGTTACCAAAAATATCTACGTTCAAGCTGAAGCACAACAAATCACCTACTCTGGCGTAACTAAGTCAGGATTGACATACACTCCTAGCGCTACTGTTGGTACAGTTGGCGTAGGTTACAAGTTCTAATTTAGACTTACTAAATTAGTTGCTTATTAAAGCCACTCTTCGGAGTGGCTTTTTCTTTTCCAAAGCCAATATTCTTGGCTAGGTTTGGTGCATAAACGCGCTGCTGGATATCTGAGAACAATTCTCATCTATATTTCTATATAAATCATCAGCTTACGTGGTAGCTAGCATCATCAAATCTTCTCCACTATGATCTCCCTTAGCTTTTAATGGTGCGCAGTATTTGTTTATGCGCTTGCGTTTTACTTACTGATTTATTTTTGGAGAATCCATGAAAAATAGTCGTCGCCAATTTATGATTTTGTCTGCTGCTGGTGCCTGTACATTGGCCTTGAACGGTAAAGTTCAAGCTCAAGCAATGGTTGCAGAAACTGATCCACAAGCTGCTGCATTGGGTTACAAAGCTGACGCTTCTAAAGTGGATAAAGCGAAATACGCTAAATACGCTGCTGGTCAACAGTGCGATAACTGTGCCTTGTATCAAGGTAAAGCGGGTTCAGCTGCTGGTGGTTGTTCTTTGTTTGCTGGCAAGCAAGTTGCTGGTAAAGGCTGGTGCTCTGCTTACGCCAAGAAAGCTTAAGTTAGCAATCTAGTTTTAGTCGATTTGTTTCGGCAATAAATCAGGGCTACTTCGGTGGCCCTTTTTTATTGCTTCAAAGGTAGCTACCTTAAAAATCAAAACACACTTATTAGTCCAGCCTTATGATGAGGTAATGAAATTACATTACCAATTCAAGCTTGAGAGCATTTATAAAAACACATGAAGCAATCTTTTGTAATTCTCGTAAAAAAGTATTCTTTTTACTTTGGTGGTGATCAGCCTGCGGTAGCTTGGGCAGAGCGTCTGCGCTCTGTATTTGGGGCTTTTATTGGGCTTGCGTTAGTGCTGACTGTCGCAAAGTATCTGGGTGAGCTCAGCGGCTTAGATGAATGGCTTATGGCTTCCTTGGGGGCAAGTGCTTTATTGGTCTTTGCTCTGCCGCAAAGCCCCATGGCTCAGCCATGGGCTGTCGTAGCTGGTAACACCCTATCGGCGCTGGTTGGAATTACCGTATTGCATCTAGTCAGCGAGCCTCTTTTGGCCATGCCTTTAGCGGCCAGCCTAGCAATCATGGGAATGTTTATCTTGCGCTGTTTGCATCCACCAGCAGCTGCAGTTGCGTTAATTGTGGTGCTGGGTCATGTAACGCATTACCGCTATGCTTTCTTTCCGGTAATGGTCGATTCAATCTTGCTTGTCTTGGCGGGTGGCATTTACAGCAATTTGACTGGTAAAGCCTATCCCAATAGACCTAAATAAAGCGGCTTAGGAAAAAGCCAAGTTATTTAGGCCTGTATCGCGATCTATATCAGAGTCTGTAGTTCCCCTACTCTGAAGTCAGTCAGATTATTTAACCTTGGTAGCAGCTATCGAGGCGATGCAATCTTTAATGCCGTAGTTGTGATACTTGCCTGCATTTTCTTTTTTGAGTGATTGGGCGCACTCTACTACTGAATTACGAACATTAATTTTTGGTGTGTTGCTCATGTTGTCTCCTAAATGTTGTTGAATTAATTATTGAGTTGATTATTAAGTTGTGGATAAGTGTCACGAAGCTTTTGATAGCTTTCTTGTAATAGTGCATTATAAAAATCTTTGTGCCAAACTTCAAAGCCATGCATGCCCATGGGTAATACCCCTGTTTGCTCCATCCAATGGCTAGGCTCCATCTCTAGCGAGAATCGTGCTGCCACCAAGGGTGGGCAAGCATGAAAGTCGGGGTCTAGAGAGCCCCAATAGCCAAAAAAAGCATCTTCCATAAAGAAGGTTTTGCTAATGTGGCTGGCTTTGCGTTTGAGTAAATTGAGGGTGCTATCAATTTTGCGTAAGGAGAGTCCGCCATTGCCTACATGAAACCGTTTACCATTGATCTGAATGGGCCAGCGGTTAAATAAGAAGCGATATTGTGGAAAGCCTTTGATCCAAGGGGCGCCATAGTAGTCGTAACCCTCGTTACAAAACTCGAGCACTTGATTGCTGAGTAAAAAAGCATCCAATTGGTATATCAGGAGATAGTCGTAATGAATCAATGGGGTGTAGAAAGCCGGACTAATGACGAGATTGTTATAGCTTTGTACGCTGACAAAATGCTCTGGGGCATAACGCTGCACTTGCAGCTCTGGCCACAAATCCAAATAGGCAGCGAGGTCTAAACCCTCTGGGCAAACTAAGGTGACATTTTGAACCCCCAAAATGCGCAATTGCAGCAGCGAAAAAGCCTCTGTTTGGGAGGGCTTGGCTTTATAAACCGGCACGGTCGTGACGTAGCACAGGGAGGAAGGGGTGGGCATGGCTAAATGGGGTTCTTGGGCAGGTGTTCTGTAGAGCTAATT includes the following:
- the plsY gene encoding glycerol-3-phosphate 1-O-acyltransferase PlsY — its product is MEFTFDLLLIPIAYLIGSISFAVVVSKCMRLPDPHSYGSGNPGATNVLRTGNKLAAVLTLIGDALKGYFAVMLARHILGDESLTSTLNSWLLCGVVLAVFLGHLFPIFHGFKGGKGVATACGILFGINWILGLATLSTWIIVAMFMRYSSLAALAAAIFGPIYFVFLFGFQPMGIALLVVCCLLIWRHRSNIQNLINGNESRIGSKKSPK
- a CDS encoding MAPEG family protein yields the protein MTIAYACILFMGLLPYVAAGIAKKGFQGYDNAMPRQWLAKQTGFRARANAAQANLFESLPLFFAAVIIASVANAPQDRIDLLAMGFVLARITYLVCYVANWPTTRSIVWSFGIICVVSLFFQI
- the folE gene encoding GTP cyclohydrolase I, with amino-acid sequence MPIKKPAVAKKLPAKKSASKKDDAGLPLSVVIRRRIEAQKARFHANDNIAAFIKPGEIEGLVDEVAEKMQAVLESLVIDTQNDHNTKNTSRRVAKMFVQEVFNGRYVEQPALTKFPNVSRLNELMIIGPITVRSACSHHLCPIMGRIWIGVLPSKESALIGLSKYSRLTEWVMGRPQIQEEAVVELADMLEKKIKPIGVAVVMDADHFCMQWRGVKDRDSKMINSVMRGAFLKDSNLRREFLALIDRK
- a CDS encoding outer membrane protein, producing MSKKLLVASLLSVAATGAFAQTNAFEGFSAGVKVSSVGASTALSASGFSANVGQQSIVPTLEVGYAYGLSKEISLGLTATYDLAETKAGTVDNLNFKNTDHYSINFKPGYVFNNNTMVYAILGYNSMTGKASINGMSANQTFNGFGAGLGIQALVTKNIYVQAEAQQITYSGVTKSGLTYTPSATVGTVGVGYKF
- a CDS encoding high-potential iron-sulfur protein produces the protein MKNSRRQFMILSAAGACTLALNGKVQAQAMVAETDPQAAALGYKADASKVDKAKYAKYAAGQQCDNCALYQGKAGSAAGGCSLFAGKQVAGKGWCSAYAKKA
- a CDS encoding HPP family protein; amino-acid sequence: MKQSFVILVKKYSFYFGGDQPAVAWAERLRSVFGAFIGLALVLTVAKYLGELSGLDEWLMASLGASALLVFALPQSPMAQPWAVVAGNTLSALVGITVLHLVSEPLLAMPLAASLAIMGMFILRCLHPPAAAVALIVVLGHVTHYRYAFFPVMVDSILLVLAGGIYSNLTGKAYPNRPK
- a CDS encoding DUF5672 family protein — protein: MPTPSSLCYVTTVPVYKAKPSQTEAFSLLQLRILGVQNVTLVCPEGLDLAAYLDLWPELQVQRYAPEHFVSVQSYNNLVISPAFYTPLIHYDYLLIYQLDAFLLSNQVLEFCNEGYDYYGAPWIKGFPQYRFLFNRWPIQINGKRFHVGNGGLSLRKIDSTLNLLKRKASHISKTFFMEDAFFGYWGSLDPDFHACPPLVAARFSLEMEPSHWMEQTGVLPMGMHGFEVWHKDFYNALLQESYQKLRDTYPQLNNQLNN